Below is a genomic region from Castanea sativa cultivar Marrone di Chiusa Pesio chromosome 2, ASM4071231v1.
tccgctcctgatgatcgcttttatcattagaccaagacaccaatcagtttttggtgtaggcagggattgaaccccagatctcttatacaatcatCAGATATTTTACtcgttgagctaactagaacctacaaaaaacatgtaatctaaatgttaaattttcaaatatggtTAAGGTTTTTTAAAGGAATTTGTAAGTAGTTTAGGCTAAAATTAAGGTGATAGCCAAACTtagttcaaaaaaatattttttcacaaaaacttaatatttggctattaaaaaaaaaagaaaaaaagaagccccCTTAATGCAACTACAAGTCTCTGCTATTAACTCAGGTCCGtccttttctttccctcttttcttctttttcattttttgctttGGTTTAGATTGGGCCTAAGAAATTGAACATTACCCAATAATTCAATGAAGAATTAATCTTCAATATTTTTGATGGCCCACTTACGCTATTGATAAAGTAGGTCTAGTTAGGCCTATAGCGTTTTCAAGGATATAAGTACGGCTCAAAGCCCAAAAGGATTGGGTGGAGTGTTTACTTGTTCTTATTGAAGAAGAGGAGAAGATGATGACATTGAGTTAGTTAGGCCTGATTAGGATATTAGCAGCCGGGAGTTAGGCCTAGTTAGACCGGATTGTTTTCATATACGTGCACAAATTTgcttttttataatctttttctCAATACCATGCGTTGTATCCCATTACTCACAACGTGTTACATAGGTaagttgtgtcaaaatttttgatcttagcattttttattttataaacgtataaaaataagttttttcataatttttttttctaattaaataaatagtaacaTGTGGTTAGAGTAACATTACTTTTATTCTCGTTtgatccaaaaaaagaaaaaaaatattatttttacataaattcaTCACCTACCTCACTTTTATTAACACTAATTATATCATAATATTTCAACAATTATGAGAATTTTTGTCTTGCTACCAAAAcctttttgttttatctttttttgtttagtgaAAGTTGCATAAaattgtttaccaaaaaaaagaaagttgcaTAAAATTTAATCTTTAGATCAATAGTGATGTcagactttttaaaaatttgttatataaaacttacaaaCAGATTTGtcatcaattattaaaaaataaattaaacatttatttacCACATTCATTACTGTATAAGTTTGtaaacattttataataaatttatagtagAGTAGAATATTGATATTGATGACAATTGATCAATAGTACGTAGAAATCCCATGATGATTATTGTTACTGTTTTTGcttgaaatttattaaacatCAATGAACTCTGAATCATTTCCGATAGCCTCTAATATCTCCGGCGAAAGACAAGCTTCAATGTCAATGCTACCTTGTGCCACCCCAGGAAAAACTGTGATCTTCCCATGAGTTTTGTTCCCACCACCGCTTCGCACAGCTACTGGTCTTCCCCATCCAAAGTCGTTGCCATACACATTGAACCTCGGCGAGCTGCTCGTAACCAAAGCAGTGCTAGCCATGCTACTCTCTGTGAGTATCTCAGGCTTTTCTACCCATGACTCCAAAAAGCTCCTAATTTTCTCTTCTGTGTGCAAAGCGACCATCTTGTTCATTTCCCAAGCTGCATAGCCAAGTCCACGTTTGAGTAGATCACCTGCTTTGATTGCCACAGTTCCTGCCTGCACTGCATTTCCAAGGTATTCGTCAGGCAATGGTGGGTGCAACCTTGGTCTAGCTCCTATTAGCAATCGGTAAAGGACTTGTTGATTTGGGTCAAGATTTTGGCTACGAATTACAGACCGCCAGAAATGAGCTAAGAGTGCTTGTAGAGAGGATATCCGGTTGGTGCCAATCTCTAAATTGGCCTTTGCTTTCAATCTTGCAACGTTTTCTTTTGTGAAATGGAAAACTCTTTCTTTCAATGGTGGGGGAGTGATCAAACTATCACTATCAGAGAGTTTTTTACCGTAAGGAATTTTGATTGGACAATCAATCCCTTCAAGGAAAAAACGTTGAAGGACTGGAGGTTTGGATAATTGATCAAAACCCCGAGAGATTTCAGACCAAGAGTTGAAAAAATGCCAAAACGACGTGCCATCAACAACTGTGTGGTTAATGGTGCACCCGATGAAGATGCCATCAACAAGCTCAGTGATTTGCACTCCAAGCAAGGGCTTAGAAATGCCTTCGTAGTTGCGCACACCGTTGAGTGGGAAAAACGAGTTGACAAGTTGTAGAGGGACGTAAACAGGTTCAAGGATGTCAGCAACGCTAACACCATTGGCTACAGCGTGCACAAACTGTGCTCCAGCGTTGTTGCAGTCAATGAAATAGCATATGGTGTTGTTATCCTTGTTTTCAATGGTGGCAAGGCGACCAGCAAGGGGTGTGAAGAAGTCTAACGTGAGAGATAAGGTGGTTCTAAGGTGATGGACTAAGAGAGTGATTTCTGATTCTGACTCTGACTCTTTGGCTTGTGAGGTTTTGGGGTTGTGGAAAAGGAGTCCTTTTTGGATGGGGTCTACTAGAAGGAGCTGGAGATCCCATGGATTTAACTCAATTCTCTGAGTTGGGTGCTCCAGTTTGTGACTCGCGGCTTTGACAGTACTCGTTGAGATGAGGCGAATGCCTGCCATGTTAGTTTATGCAACTGCTTTCTCCGTGCACAAGCATGAGCTAATATGCAAGAGAAGTGCTGCGGAGTGTTATTACTTCTTATTGTTAACAAGGTATTATTTGAGGTtggttgtaaaaatattataaacatatataacatttttttttattataaaaagggggagaaagtATATCTATTTTAGCTTCTCCGTGTAGCCGCTTATCTATGTAGCACCAATCGTGTTTTGACACTAAACATTTTTCTGGCCAAAGAAATTGGATTTCTAAAAAGGTTAGCAGATATTGCGTGTTTCTTTCTATCTTCATTATTTCTTTCCCACGTTAGCAATTTTGGGACTACTACtttgaacttttattttcatCTAGCTATCTTTAGAGCATCCGCATCAACGAGGGTAAAGatatgtataatataaaaactATCTAAattcacacaattttttttcaaaattaccTACATTAGTGGGGGTAAatatgtgtatatttacacactTGCTATAGTAATTGTGGAAAtgtacacggttactgtagctatgtataacaatattttattattttttttctctcaccatTCATACTCTCTCTTTCACCACTCACCAACCCAGCAAAAGATACCTAGAACAAACACAACATCCCAACGAACATTGCAATCCagcaaaagaagaataaaagaagAGGAGGAGAAACACTTAACCACCAACCCAACACCACCCAATCACCACCACTGCAACCCATTTCAACAGTTGATAATCCACCACACAATTGACccaaaatcaatagaaaatcaaatcaaaccatCAGAAtacccaactcaaaatcaagcCAAACCTACCAGATTTGCCTTGATGCTGCCGTCGTGGATCTGCCTGGATCTGCTTGCTTCCGCTGCCGAATTTTTTGCCATGTgtgagttttgggtttgatatatgagagaggaagagagtttAGAGAGTACCAAACCTCTTGGGTTGAGAcatgagagaggaagagagttgAGGGAGTCCTAGAGGCAGAGAAGAATTGGGAGAGAGAGGGGGAAACATGGTTAAGACTTTTTGATAATCACACGGTTGAGACTTGAGATTAGGTTAAGAtataaaagatattaaaaatatagatattaataaaataacaattaaaaatattatttaaatagaaaaattatgaaatagatgaactgatgtgagtGCTTTGGAAAAGTggtagtgtaaaataaaaaaaagtaagttcttaatgtaaaatagaCGGAAAAATTTGGCCCAACTGATGCAGTTGCTCTTATTACCATGGATCCAGTTAATATTTGCCTAcattaataattcattttagtaaaatttttattaaaaattgaaaaaattaattattttttatttcccatcatattttttaaataatttattaatagatACCCTAAgaatatatatcaataaaaccCTACTATTATTTGTATAATACATGTCTATCGGGAACACCACTACTTTGTGATCTGTTTACGTTTCTCTAAAGCTTAGGGTAGTTCTCCATATGCTCTAAAATCTGATGCAACTCCTTTCGCTATTGAATAAAGGGTTGTAgatgcacaatttgtacccggacccaaacgagtgatggactcaggcccaaagagtcttatacaatgaaatttgtagagtatgggtttgaaacctaggttagggatattggaaagttgaaaaacaggctagaatgctgCAGGCTAGAGTGTTATTACTTCTGATTGTTAACGAGGTATTATTTAAGGTtggttgtaaaaatattataaacatatataacatttttttttttataaaaagggggagaaagtATATCTATTTTAGCTTCTCCGTATAGCCACTTATCTATGTATCACCAATCATGTTTTGACACTAAACTTTTTTCTGGCCAAAGAAATTGGATTTCTAAAAAGGTTAGCAGATATTGCGTGTTTCTTTCTATCTTCATCTAGCTctccttagagcatccacatcaacGAGGGTAAAGATGTGTATAATATAAAAACTAtctaaatttacacaattttttttcaaaattacccATATTAGTAGGGGTAAatatgtgtatatttacacactTGCTATAGTAATTGTGGAAATGTATACGGTTACTGTAGCTGTGtataacaatattttattatttttttttctctcaccatTCATACTTTCTCTTTCACCACTCACCAACCCAGCAAAAGATACCCAGAACAAACACAACATCCCAACGAACATTGCAATCCagcaaaagaagaataaaagaagAGGAGGAGAAACACCCAACCACCAACCCAACACCACCCAATCACCACTACTGCAATTCATTTCAACAATTGATAATCCACCacaaaattgacccaaaatcaatagaaaatcaaatcaaaccatCAGAAtacccaactcaaaatcaagcCAAACCTACCAGATTTGCCTTGATGCTGCTGCCGCAGATCTGCTTGCTTCCGTTGCCGGATTTTTTGCCATGTgtgagttttgggtttgatatatgagagaggaagagagttcAGAGAGTACCAAACCTCTTGGGTTGAGAcatgagagaggaagagagttgAGGGAGTCCTAGAGGCAGAGAAGAATTGGGAGAGAGAGGGGGAAACATGGTTGAGACTTTTTGATAATCACACGGTTGAGACTTGAGATGAGGTTAAGAtataaaagatattaaaaatatagatattaataaataacaattaaaaatattatttaagtagaAAAGATTATGAAATAAATGAACTGATGTGAGTGCCTTGGAAAAGTggtagtgtaaaataaaaaaagtaagttcttaatgtaaaatagaCGGAAAAATTTGGCCTAACTGATGCAGTTGCTCTTATTACCATGGATCCGGTTAATATTTGCCGAcattaataattcattttagtaaaatttttattaaaaattgaaaaaattaattattttttattttcccatcatattttttaaataatttattaatagatACCCTAAgaatatatatcaataaaaccCTACTATTATTTGTATAATACATGTCTATCACCACTACTTTGTGATCTGTTTACGTTTCTCTAAAGCTTAGGGTAGTTCTCCATATGCTCTAAAATCTGATGCAACTCCTTTCGCTATTGAATAAAGGGTCATGTTAACGGGTACTTTTAAGGTAATTGTTAATAAGTGCCCGTTTGGTTCAGTGTTTTTGGGCCTAAACACATGATTGCAATTttaaatcaagattttttaatttttggtgtttggtaagATTTACAGATCGTGCGTTTGAAATTGCAATCAACCCAAAAACACGTTTTGGTAATGTACCATCTAAGATGGAATACGAAAACGCAATCTAAGCTTGCATTGTTACCCTTGCTAGTTCTGCATATTATCCCCAAATTGcccttgttttattttaaaatctcaaTTTTACCCAGATCTctaacctaaaaaaaatctctaacaaaaaaaagtatcatCTCGACTTCAAAGTTCACACTGCTGCTAGcttttggcttcttcttcttctctttcttcttcttcttgtgtTTTGGGTGAAGAAGCAGAGCTGAAGAATAGAGACATTGGTG
It encodes:
- the LOC142623989 gene encoding putative acetyltransferase At3g50280; the protein is MAGIRLISTSTVKAASHKLEHPTQRIELNPWDLQLLLVDPIQKGLLFHNPKTSQAKESESESEITLLVHHLRTTLSLTLDFFTPLAGRLATIENKDNNTICYFIDCNNAGAQFVHAVANGVSVADILEPVYVPLQLVNSFFPLNGVRNYEGISKPLLGVQITELVDGIFIGCTINHTVVDGTSFWHFFNSWSEISRGFDQLSKPPVLQRFFLEGIDCPIKIPYGKKLSDSDSLITPPPLKERVFHFTKENVARLKAKANLEIGTNRISSLQALLAHFWRSVIRSQNLDPNQQVLYRLLIGARPRLHPPLPDEYLGNAVQAGTVAIKAGDLLKRGLGYAAWEMNKMVALHTEEKIRSFLESWVEKPEILTESSMASTALVTSSSPRFNVYGNDFGWGRPVAVRSGGGNKTHGKITVFPGVAQGSIDIEACLSPEILEAIGNDSEFIDV